AACCATGACTCGACTAGTGGTACCCTACGGCTTAGGGGCTTCCCGCGACGGTATGGTCAACTGGAACAAGGACATTGGACCCATGCTGCTGTCTCTTCATCAAGAACTCGCCAAACTCAACAAAGAGTTAGTCATCCTCAAACGACCTGCCGCTGTTACCCAATCAGTGGTGCCCCTCCCGTTCGACGACCCAAGTGCTGATAATCTTACTATAACGCTCGACaccgtggtgggagagggtggtaccacaccaagaacctcttctcgttctacacctccagcaccaccagccacacccaggaagaagaaacactctcaggaatacggctccacctccacccctccaccaccccctacaGCATCAACCTCAGTTAAACGGAGGATTGAGCCACTCCTCGACTTTGAAACGGGAGCGAATCGCCGTATCGACTCCATCCTCGATGttgagtcacaggaaatattcctgttatcctccccccgaaaaaacaacgaaagctgtaaccaccacTCCAGTAAAGAAGTTGAGGTAGCGCCAGCTACAGTAGCCCCGGCGGAAGCAGCAGTGGAGGTAGCAGcagccagcagtagtagtagtagtgagggggggggtgtggttaatcactattcttaaaaaaaaatgtgtgggaatcttcacctgttgtagttctttaagtagtttaataaaataaaatacaagttatgttgtttattttctcccttcttacaaaaacccatcccctgtatattggcctttcagtacataacgggacaatgggggaagaacattacatatatcttaccagtctcgatcaaggagatatttacaacaacacgagttcagcatttacacacaccatcccaacactacatttaaacccttccattaaacttgaagtggctttagtcaacatactcctcccCAGGCGAATTAATGCCATCATCAAAGATGAGGAGGACTCTGGTATAGATATCTATGAGACTTTTAAACGTGGAACTCTTTCTAAGAGTCCAGAACACTTTATATACACCTTCCAcccaaaaaccaacatattatcaagaAACATCAAATTCATTACAGACGTGGTTAGTCGACAAATAACAACCGACATGCAGCTTAGCTTTAgggatgatttcaaaatatacttctcagataaagaaccaatcctcacctatgaccaatctgtagagagggtattactaacttcaactcttaacagtggacgtactggctcattaaattctctcagctttcaatttaaacacagaatagctaatgtacttggttttgacagcagtcgcaaatacaccatttatcgagcaaaaatagatgacattacgtcagcctccaagactgtggccttatcgcccccagacattgacggaggttgtgactatttactcatttatagtgacgtcatcgagcctgaacgatacggagggcagattgtaaatatcttggatgcaatcaattatcatgactcattttctagaggggctcaccctcta
The DNA window shown above is from Procambarus clarkii isolate CNS0578487 unplaced genomic scaffold, FALCON_Pclarkii_2.0 HiC_scaffold_1229, whole genome shotgun sequence and carries:
- the LOC138362112 gene encoding uncharacterized protein isoform X2, giving the protein MSLACIKTIGDDITDSHAFGVGDVIIYDLPAAVVRHYGLASVIWKKFSYARVEREGLGNANRAIIRCRSTPGDIVVKIAPLPSDGQDLIEEPVLFFRPTFVGLISAFGAGAPFESNPIAQEQVQTSADTHYVTNVTLDTAKNRRYWLKMSLTKVGNLMAATPTMTRLVVPYGLGASRDGMVNWNKDIGPMLLSLHQELAKLNKELVILKRPAAVTQSVVPLPFDDPSADNLTITLDTVVGEGGTTPRTSSRSTPPAPPATPRKKKHSQEYGSTSTPPPPPTASTSVKRRIEPLLDFETGANRRIDSILDVESQEIFLLSSPRKNNESCNHHSSKEVEVAPATVAPAEAAVEVAAASSSSSSEGGGVVNHYS